Part of the Synergistaceae bacterium genome is shown below.
GACAATACTGCGTCATATTCCTTGTTGGTGAGTGCATTCGATGGGTTGAAGGTGTCGGCTTTGGCGAACAGCGGAGGGTTCATGTTCGTTGCGACGACCAGACACCCGCGCTCGAAGTCAGAGAGCTTCCCTGCGTCCCGAAAGCCTGAAGGGTAATCGGAGAGAAGCTCAGCCTCGAAGGCCAGGCCAAGACTCTCGATGCACCACCTTAGAGCCTCAATGCGCGTAACGGGCGAGTCGAGCTTGTCCACGTCGTCGGTAACGTAGCCAGTCCTCAGCATGAAGCCGCCCGGGTCGTCGAACTCTGCTTCCGGCGAACTGCTCCAGTCTATTCCGCGCGCGTCAAGAAGCCCGGAGAGGAAGGCATACTTGGTTACGGCCTCTGCCTGCGATGCTGTAAGGAACAGAATCACTATCAGGCACAAATGCTTAAGTTTCTTCATTATCTGTCAACCTCGCGTAAAATTTTGGTGAAACCTGATATAATTTACCACATCGCCTCTGCGGTATGCGTGATAATGATGAAGTTCTGAGCCAACACTCGTTTACTCAAGGCTAAGGCCGCAGACTTCATGTCTTTTCAGGGACGGGTCAGAACACTCGTTACACGGTACGCGCGGAGGTTTTGTCTATATCAGCCCCAAGTGCCTGCAAGCCTCAAGTATTCCCCCCTCGTCGATGTCCCCGCAAACGTAATCCGCCGCACTCTTCGCGTTCTCGTCTGCCCTCCCGACAGCCACACCGATTTTCGCCCGCGCAATCATCTCTACGTCATTCGGGCCGTCCCCGAACACAACAACATCATCAAGCGACGCACCTTCATGCATGATAACTCTCTCGATGCCGTTCCACTTCGATGAACCTCCGCACCGCACCTCCGTGAATGCGTGCATAAGCTCAACGGTTACACCCTCAGGCGGAGAGAAGAACAGCCCGTGCTCTGGGGTAAGTGTTTCGGGCGGAAGCATGATGTAGCAGATTATTGCGTGCTCGAGCTCTGAGAGCGAACGTATGCAGTTGTACCCTGCCTGAGCGTTGAAGTAGCTGAAGAACGGGGAAAATGCTTCCGTCGCGTACAGATAACGTTCATCAATCGCGGCTGTCAGGCTCGGGAATCTCCCTGCAACTTCGCGGAAACCGTCAAGCTGTTCATCAGGGAACATCGCGCGGTGAATCTCCTTTCCCCTCACGAAGACCTGCGCACCTCCCGAGCACACCTTGTAATCAATCCCGACCTCTTCAGCCGCCAGTCGTGCGAGAAATGCCCCCCTGCCTGTGGCTATCGCGGGAACGTGTCCGGCCTCGCGCAGAAGCCTCACAGCCTCGCGTGTCTCCGGCGGAATGTGGGGAGTTCCCTTGTGGCTGACTAACGTATTGTCGATGTCAAAGAATATGTACTTCATGAATCATCCTCCATTAATGAAGGTAGTATATCCTACGAACTTCTTTTTTCTTGACGCTTGAGCCCGCAAATGATATTTTTAGCTTAACCCATTGTAGGAAGTAGGTATTAACACGTTGGAACATTTAAGTAGACTTGCAGAGGTCTGCTGCCAGAAGAATGCGGTAATGAGATTCTGCTCGCAGAACAGAGAGATGAATCTTGCCGAACTTCTCGACGTGCAGGCCGGAAAGGTGAAAGCTAACCGCAGAATCACTCCGCTCTATGAGCCTGAAGATTTCTTCGTGCAGGCAGAGAGTTTCGCCGCTGAACGTGTCGGCCAAGAACTCGCCGCAAAAGTCGCTGAAGCATTGAGGCTCGGTGCAATAGGTACTGCGGATCATCACGGCGGTATATATTGTGCGCAGACGTTCCAGTCAGATCTTCTGTTCGGGCAGATTCTGCGTAAACTCGGGGTGGGGGGGGGGGGGCAACAAGGTCAAGTTAAGGTAAAACCTATATTATCCTGCGGTCAGGTGAAATTGAGCAGCTCGACATGGGCAAAAGGTATCTCGATTTTTTCGGACCGCGATAACATAAGGAACATTCCTATTTTCCCGTTCAACCCCAAACTGCAATTAGCATTCAGTGCTCCGACAATCAATCAGGAACTACTTTCGCGCTTCCGTCATCGCTTCGTTGACATTCAGGATCCCGGCCCGATAGAACATGCACTCGACGAAATACTACGCACGGCATACGAGACAGCGTACGCACAGAACAGCGTAAGGTTCGAGGATCAGGTTACAAGGATAGGCGCGACACTTTCACGCGGACTGTTCAGCCAGTCAGAAGATGCGCCTGTGATTGTCTACCTCGAAATTGAGAGCCTCTTGACACCCCTGCTGCTCCGGGAACTTTCCGACAGTGATTCGCTCGTATCACGTCTCCTGTTTGATAAACGCTTCAACAAGTATCTTGCAGCCGAGACACTGTCTGATGTTATCTTCAAGATGGCAGATGACCAAGGGCAGCTTGTCAGAGTAGACATGACTTCAGAGCATACATTGTACGGGACAGATCTTAAGGGTAATGAAATTTCTATCCCGATGGAGCGTCAGACTATCGTAGGCCTGATTGAACAGCGCAGATTAATTCCAGGCGTGTTTCTTACCTCACTTCTTACTGTCTTTGAACGCGGCCTGACCTGCTTTAACGGTGTCTTTGCCTCGCTGTATACCCCAATGTGGCAGAAAGCTCTAGTGCACATGCTCGAGGCAGAAGGCATGAAGCATGAAGCTGAAGTGATAGGCGAGTACGACACGACCGGCTATGTGTGCGGGCCGGTATTCGCTGTGTGTCAGGGGGACGGGTATATCACTCCTGCCGGGCCTGTAGAGTTCTGGCGGGCAAAACCAGACTTCCGCACGCTGGAGAAACTCATGAATGAAACTCGCCTGTGGGACTCGCAGTTAATGGGTCTCACCATTATGTACGACGACCTCGTGAATCATCATGAGCGTGAAGACGGGTGGTACAGAGCCATAACAGAAGGCTCTAGAAATTCTTTCAAGGAGAATGTGATTATCAATGTATAACAGGAAGAAGTTTTTTGTGTCTGCATTGTCGCTGATGATGATGCTTTGTGCGTTCGTCCCTGCTGCGTTCGGCGCACAGGAAGTTGACATGCCCCCTCACCTGAAGCCGGACGGAAGCAAGTACCAGTTCGCTTACATCGACTATGACGAGTATATGCCCGCGAGCACGCAGTTCTTCCACATCTTGGCCGGGCTTCAGGAAAGAGGCTGGATTAAGGAAGGCGGTCTTCCTTTCACGATTAACGACATCGAGACAAAGCGCATGTCAACCCGTGAAATGTATTCAGCACTGCAGGAGGCCGATTTGGGAGAATACATCGCGTTTGCGAAGGGTGCGTTCCACTATCTCGGCTACGAAGAAGCATCGCAGGTTGAGCAGGATCTCAGAGCCCGTGCCGGAAAAGGTATAGACTTCGTAATCACGTTCGGGACAAGTGCCGGTGTGTTCGTGAAGAATCTGGGGCTGCCGATTCCTATGGTGGACTTTTCCGCAACTGACCCTGTAGCGTCGGGGATTATCGCCTCGTCAACAGAAGGGAGCGGAAATCCTAACGTATGGGCACAGGTTGAGCCGTCTTTTGCGCTGAGGCAGATAAAGTACTATTACTCCTTAAAGCCGTTCAAGAAGCTGGGCGTGATAATTTACGGGGACGAAATAATCTCAGGCCTTCCCGACATAAAGAAGACTTCACAGCAGAACAGCTTTGATCTCGTTGTGTACCACATCGACGAACAGCCTAGAGAAACTGCGGCGGAACAGCAGCAGTATTATCAGCTTGTTGAGGACAAGTTCAGGCAGATGTCGGGTGAAGGTATTGATGCGTTTTATCTGACTGTAGACCTGATTAATGACCCAGAACGCTTATACCCCATAATTTCCCTGCTTTACGAAAAAGGTATCCCTGTTTACCTGATGGACGACCCAGTGAACGTGAGATACGGAGTGTTAATGCTCGTTTCGGCGTACGACTTCGAGAACGTCGGGCGTTTTGTGGCTGATGCAATCGTAAAGATATTGGGCGGTGCAGAGGCCGGATCTCTTCCGTGTGTTTATGCCAGCGCGCCGAGCATCTACTTCAACTACGAGGTTGCCCGCAGAATAGGCTACCCGCTGCACTTCGAGTTTCTTGCGGTGTGCGATGAGATTTTCACGAAGGTAGGAGCACAGTGATGGCCGGCAAGAGGAACATACAGCGTTCTTATGTGCTGCTGCTCGTTGCCATTGCTGTATTCGCCGTGAATTTCGTGGCGGTGCTGAGCTACCTGAACTACCGCTCAATGGTGATCGAGATGGAAGAGAAGCTGATTGCGCGTGTCGAGAAGGAAGCAATCTCCTCGATGGAAGTTGCGCTGAGTTTCGGCAAAGACTTCCGCAACTACTACGGGATACAGGACGTTTTCAGGACATTCGAGGCGCAGATCAAGGGCCCTCACACGTTCATTCTTGACGCAGATTTGAGGCTCCTCTACGAGACCGACAGCAACACATCCGCGACTTCGGAGCAGGTCGCGGGATTCCTTGCTGATAACTCCGTACGCCGTGCGATGAAGGATGCCGCATCACAGGACAGCCTGCGGACAGAACTGAACGAACGCAAAGCGATATTCACCCCCATTCATGCGGATGAAAACATCGCCGGTTACTTCGGGTGCTTATACACCAACGATATTTTCAGGGAAGGCCTGAGGCCTATCTTCATGAGAGTCGTGATATTCGACGTGATTTTCTCGCTGATTGTGTGTGCGGCTCTCGTTGCCTTCCTCTGGACAGTGCAGAGGGAGTCATTCGTCCAGCAATACGGCAGGATTAATCACGGGCTTATGCGGTTCTTGTCGGTGCTGATAATCGAGCTCGTCATCTTGGGCATTTCAGGTACGGTGATGTACAGCTACCAGCAGGACTACAGAAGCAGGATAGAGGACTCCGTAAGATTCTCTCTCCGCAACATCAGCGAAACCATCAGGCGCGTCCGTTCTGAGGGGGTAGACCTTGCGGAAGTCCCGGATTTGAGGAACTACATAGAACGCCGAGTGAAATCGCTGGAGATTCTGCACAGGACAAGAATAACCGACAACATTTCTGATATAAGGCTGACGAACGAAGATCCGAGACAAATGGTGTTCCAGCTCGATACGGGAGATGCAAACATTTCGTTCTACTTTGAGGCAGAAGTCTCGGAGGTGGCAATGCAGAGGCAGAGGCAGGAAACATTCTTTGTGCTTCTGTCGACGATGATAATCCTGCTGATATTCATCTACGAGCTGATTAACCTCCTGAAAATTTTTGAGATAAAGGATGAGCGTACCAGTCTGGGATTTTCTGAGGGGCAGATTGCGCTCTCACTGCGCTTCTTCAGCTTCCTGTGCTGTGCGGCAGAATATCTGTGCGTACCGTATGCAGCTATGATGATTCGTGAAAGCGGGGAGGCACTTTTCGGCCTGTCTGTCGGAATGACGGCGGCACTTCCGCTCACAATAGAGTCATTCACGCAGTTCATAGCGACTGCGATTTTCCCGCGCGTCGAGAAAAGAATCAGCGTACGTTTTGTGCTGATATTCTCGGCAGTGCTTATGATAGCCTGCAACATAACAACGTTTATTGTCGGCGGAGCGTTGACCGTCGTAACATGCCGTGCCCTTGCCGGTATCGCTTATGCCGGAACAAAACGCGTCTCTAACTTCCTGATAACGCAGGGCTACGAGACAGAAATAGGCCGCAGCAATAACATCGCTCAGGACAGTGCGGGCGTTGTTGCCGGGCTCACGTGCGGGGCAGGTATGGGCGCTATCCTCGCATCTAACGGCGGCTACGGGGTAACGTTCCTGTGTTCGTCGGTCGTGTTCGTGTTCTACTTCATGAGCACGCTCACTATGATTCCGTGGAAGGCTCTCTATGACCGCAAGAACAGTGTCTGCGATTTGGGAGCACGGCCGGTAAGCATGATGGATCTCGTGAAAATACTCGTGTCCCGCGAGGTTGCATTCTTCTGCGTTGTGGTTGCCGCGCCGTTATTCATCGGCACAATGCTGTGCATGACGCTTATACCCGCAATCTGCCAGGAACAGGGTATCTCTGGTGTTACTCTGTCTTACTGCTACATAGTCAACGGCTTGTCGGGTATCTACGTCGGCCCGGCTCTCGTTGCGAAGGCGAAAAAGTACTTCGGCTCGTATCTTCCTGTTGCGTTCGTGTTCGCTCTTACGGCGGCCGGGTTATTTGTCGCTAAGCTCCCTCCCGTCGCAATGATGGTGATTCTCACGAGCCTTATTCTCGGCCTCATCGACGGACTGGCGACCCCAATAGCTACGGACAGCTTCATGAGCCTTGACATCGTGCGGAATTACATCGACGAATCCACAGCCCTCACGTTCTACAACATACTCTCCTACCTTCTCATGATGGCAGCTCCCGTAGCCGCTGAGTTACTGCTTCTCCCGTCCAACGGCATAATCTCACCTATGGCGGTAGGTGCGTTCCTTTACGGGCTTGCGGCAGCAGTTATCGTGATGAGCAGGATGTTCACGGGACGCAGGAGCGCGGCAGCATAACATGCAGAATTTCATGAAAGCAGAGGTAATAATCTGATGGCAGAAAGAAAGAAAATGCCGCGTTCATATGTATTAATGCTCGTTGCAGTTGCTGTGTTCGCGGTGAACTTTATAGCAGTCTTGAGCTATCTCAACTATCGCTCTATGGTCATGGAGATGGAGGAGAGGCTGATAGCCCGTGTCGAGAAAGATACTATCTCATCAATGGAGGTAGCGTTGAACTTCGGCAAGGATTTCCGCAATTACTATGGCATTCAGGACATATTCAGGAGCTTCGAGATACAGTTCAGCGAACCGTACTCCTTCATCCTTGATAATGACCTGAATCTCCTCTACGAGACAGACAGCAGCAGAACGATAACTCCAGAACAGGCAGCGAGGTTTATTGCTGACGAATCCGTGCGCAAGGAGATACAGGCAAACGCAGGGCAGGAAAGCATACAGGCATCACTTGACGAGCACAAGGCTATCTTCACTCCCATACGCATTGACGGGGAAACGGCCGGGTATTTCGGATGCATCTACACAAGCGGTATGTTCAGGGACGGCATGAGGGATATTCTCAGGAAGGTTCTCGTTCTCGACGGAATATTCTCGCTGGTCGTGAGCCTTGCACTCGTGATATTCATTTGGGTTGTGCAGAGAGACTCATGGATTGAGCAGTATGGTGAAATGAGCAACGGCCTGATGAGGTTCGTAGCCGTCCTGATAATAGAAATCGCGGTATTAAGCTTCTCTCGTTACGTAATGACTGACTTTCAGCATGACTACAGGACGAAGATAGAGAACTCCGTGCGTCTGTCGCTGCGGAACTTGAGCGAAAGTGTCAGGCGCGTACATTCTCAGGGAGTCGAGCTGTCGGAAGTCCCTGACCTCAGAGACTACATAGAGAAGCGCGTAAAGTCTCTAGGTATACTTCACAGGACGCGCGTAACCGACAATATCTCGGACGTAATGCTGACGCAGGAACAGTCTAACTTGATGATGTTCCGCCTAGAGACCGGCGAGAACACCCTTCCGCTGTACCTTGAGGCCGAAATCTCAAACACAGCGATGGAGAGGCAGCAGCAGGAAACGTTCTTCGTGATTCTGTCGACAGTAATTATCCTGCTGATGTTCACGTTCGAGCTGGTCAACCTGCTGAAGATCGTCGAGGACAAGCAGAAGCATTCCGGCACAGGATTTTCGGAGGAGCAGATAGGGCTCACGGCGAGATTCACGAGCTTCGTCATCCTTGCGGCAGAGTATATCTGTATGCCTTTCGCGGCGATGATGATTCGTGAGAGCGGAGAATCTCTGTTCGGGCTGTCAGTCGGTATGACCGCAGCACTTCCGCTCACCGTTGAACCTCTGATGCAGATGCTCACGGAGATGATTATTCTCCCGAAGCTCAAGGTTGATGTCCGGGTGAGGCTGCTTGCCGCGACGGTTCTCATGGCTGTGTGCAACATCACGACGTTCATAGCCGGGAGTGCTCTGGTTATCGTGGTATGCCGTGCGCTGGCCGGTGTTGCGTTCCAGTGCCTGAGGTGCGAGCGCATAATGATTGTGTCGGGCTGCGAGACGGAAGAGGGTCGCGTCAACTGTATCACGCAGAATGCAGCCGGAATGATGGCAGGAGGTACGTGCGGTGCAAGTATGGGGGCTATTCTTGCGGCAAACGGCGGGTACGGAATAACGTTCGCGTGTTCTGCCGTAATGTTCGCAGTCTACCTTGTGAGCGTGTACACGATGGTTCCGTTCAAGGCTATGTTTGCCCGTGAGGTTTCGGCATCCGGCGAAGAAGAGAAGCCCGTACGCCTTAAAGACCTGCTGAAGATTGCCCTGTCCCGAGAGGTTGTATCTTTCAGCGTGATAGTTCTTGCGCCGCTGTTCATCGCAACGATGCTCTGTATTACGCTTATCCCTGCAGTCTGCCAAGAAGAAGGCATCTCTGCTATCACGCTGAGCTACTGCTACATCCTGAACGGTATTGCGGGAATATACATCGGCCCTGCTCTTGTTT
Proteins encoded:
- a CDS encoding MFS transporter, whose protein sequence is MAGKRNIQRSYVLLLVAIAVFAVNFVAVLSYLNYRSMVIEMEEKLIARVEKEAISSMEVALSFGKDFRNYYGIQDVFRTFEAQIKGPHTFILDADLRLLYETDSNTSATSEQVAGFLADNSVRRAMKDAASQDSLRTELNERKAIFTPIHADENIAGYFGCLYTNDIFREGLRPIFMRVVIFDVIFSLIVCAALVAFLWTVQRESFVQQYGRINHGLMRFLSVLIIELVILGISGTVMYSYQQDYRSRIEDSVRFSLRNISETIRRVRSEGVDLAEVPDLRNYIERRVKSLEILHRTRITDNISDIRLTNEDPRQMVFQLDTGDANISFYFEAEVSEVAMQRQRQETFFVLLSTMIILLIFIYELINLLKIFEIKDERTSLGFSEGQIALSLRFFSFLCCAAEYLCVPYAAMMIRESGEALFGLSVGMTAALPLTIESFTQFIATAIFPRVEKRISVRFVLIFSAVLMIACNITTFIVGGALTVVTCRALAGIAYAGTKRVSNFLITQGYETEIGRSNNIAQDSAGVVAGLTCGAGMGAILASNGGYGVTFLCSSVVFVFYFMSTLTMIPWKALYDRKNSVCDLGARPVSMMDLVKILVSREVAFFCVVVAAPLFIGTMLCMTLIPAICQEQGISGVTLSYCYIVNGLSGIYVGPALVAKAKKYFGSYLPVAFVFALTAAGLFVAKLPPVAMMVILTSLILGLIDGLATPIATDSFMSLDIVRNYIDESTALTFYNILSYLLMMAAPVAAELLLLPSNGIISPMAVGAFLYGLAAAVIVMSRMFTGRRSAAA
- a CDS encoding MFS transporter, with the protein product MAERKKMPRSYVLMLVAVAVFAVNFIAVLSYLNYRSMVMEMEERLIARVEKDTISSMEVALNFGKDFRNYYGIQDIFRSFEIQFSEPYSFILDNDLNLLYETDSSRTITPEQAARFIADESVRKEIQANAGQESIQASLDEHKAIFTPIRIDGETAGYFGCIYTSGMFRDGMRDILRKVLVLDGIFSLVVSLALVIFIWVVQRDSWIEQYGEMSNGLMRFVAVLIIEIAVLSFSRYVMTDFQHDYRTKIENSVRLSLRNLSESVRRVHSQGVELSEVPDLRDYIEKRVKSLGILHRTRVTDNISDVMLTQEQSNLMMFRLETGENTLPLYLEAEISNTAMERQQQETFFVILSTVIILLMFTFELVNLLKIVEDKQKHSGTGFSEEQIGLTARFTSFVILAAEYICMPFAAMMIRESGESLFGLSVGMTAALPLTVEPLMQMLTEMIILPKLKVDVRVRLLAATVLMAVCNITTFIAGSALVIVVCRALAGVAFQCLRCERIMIVSGCETEEGRVNCITQNAAGMMAGGTCGASMGAILAANGGYGITFACSAVMFAVYLVSVYTMVPFKAMFAREVSASGEEEKPVRLKDLLKIALSREVVSFSVIVLAPLFIATMLCITLIPAVCQEEGISAITLSYCYILNGIAGIYIGPALVSWAKKYLGSYIPVAIVFALTAAGIFVAKLPPVVIMVIITSTILGLNDGLASPLATDTFLSLKVITSNVDEDTALAFFTILSFLMTMAAPTAAELMLLPSTGAISPAMIGAMLYALAAVVIVVSRMRAGGRKPA
- a CDS encoding HAD family phosphatase, producing the protein MKYIFFDIDNTLVSHKGTPHIPPETREAVRLLREAGHVPAIATGRGAFLARLAAEEVGIDYKVCSGGAQVFVRGKEIHRAMFPDEQLDGFREVAGRFPSLTAAIDERYLYATEAFSPFFSYFNAQAGYNCIRSLSELEHAIICYIMLPPETLTPEHGLFFSPPEGVTVELMHAFTEVRCGGSSKWNGIERVIMHEGASLDDVVVFGDGPNDVEMIARAKIGVAVGRADENAKSAADYVCGDIDEGGILEACRHLGLI